Proteins co-encoded in one Papaver somniferum cultivar HN1 chromosome 5, ASM357369v1, whole genome shotgun sequence genomic window:
- the LOC113283424 gene encoding uncharacterized protein LOC113283424 produces MRTLVPSSVSSLQQTFFVPLKPTYLFSHHHRHTQFKPKRFHFFKTCSSSLKESKKQILPKTSNSPQSLGRFGNPKKDEEEDDEKSSDGGINGDNALKGTVLAGLLLVGVIGGFGTVGYVYKDQVNAFLTQFSTFIEGYGTAGYALFVAVYAGLEVLAIPAIPLTMSAGLLFGPFTGTILVSISGTIAATVAFLIARYFARDRILKLVEENKKFLAIDKAIGENGFKVVTLLRLSPLLPFSLGNYLYGLTSVKFLPYVLGSWLGMLPGTWAYVSAGAFGRAIIQEESEGGLPGGNGQLLTLGLGLLATALAAAYVTKLAKDAMKDME; encoded by the exons ATGCGCACCTTAGTACCATCTTCAGTCTCTTCTCTTCAGCAAACATTCTTCGTTCCACTTAAACCTACTTATCTCTTctctcatcatcatcgtcataCTCAATTTAAACCAAAACGTTTTCATTTCTTCAAAACATGTTCTTCTTCGCTTAAAGAATCTAAGAAACAAATCTTACCTAAAACTTCTAATTCTCCACAGAGTTTAGGAAGATTTGGTAACCCTAAAAAGGATGAGGAAGAAGACGATGAAAAGAGTTCTGATGGTGGGATTAATGGGGATAATGCACTTAAAGGGACAGTTTTAGCAGGACTTTTACTTGTTGGTGTTATTGGAGGTTTTGGTACTGTTGGTTATGTTTATAAAGATCAGGTTAATGCGTTTCTTACGCAGTTTTCCACTTTCATTGAAG GCTATGGCACAGCAGGATATGCCTTATTTGTGGCTGTTTATGCTGGACTGGAG GTCCTTGCAATTCCAGCGATCCCCTTAACAATGTCAGCTGGTCTTCTTTTTGGCCCATTTACTGGCACTATCCTTGTGTCCATAAGTGGAACG ATTGCAGCAACTGTGGCTTTTCTCATTGCCAGGTATTTTGCACGTGATCGAATTCTTAAATTGGTTGAGGAAAACAAGAAATTCCTGGCCATTGACAAAGCGATTGGAGAGAATGGTTTCAAAGTTGTGACTCTTCTTCGTCTGAGCCCTTTGCTTCCATTTTCTCTCGGGAACTATCTATATGGGTTGACTTCTGTAAAGTTCCTACCATATGTTCTGGGCAG TTGGTTGGGGATGCTTCCAGGAACATGGGCATATGTCAGTGCTGGTGCATTTGGCAGAGCAATTATT CAAGAAGAATCTGAAGGTGGGTTACCCGGAGGAAATGGCCAGTTATTGACTCTAGGCCTAGGACTCTTAGCGACTGCCTTGGCTGCTGCTTATGTTACAAAACTTGCGAAG GATGCTATGAAGGATATGGAGTAG
- the LOC113283423 gene encoding mitogen-activated protein kinase kinase kinase NPK1-like has protein sequence MVRNCMISSGNPLWVKGNPVGAGSFGVVHLAMNKFTGELFAVKTAYSGPGLQSLENEAEILESLDSPYTIPCLGKDFTYEPNGERRLKIFLEYQAGGSLSDVLNNFGGCLDESVIRSYTREILLGLDYLHKNNIVHGDIKCKNLLLGTSGHIKLADFGCSRRMNSTKMTDADSKLCWQSIVGTPLWTAPEVLRNEGLCFASDIWSLGCTIIEMATGKAPWSGNKISNPMSAVLRIASGKELPQFPTKFSGEGLDFLAKCLERDPKLRLTTGELLDHPFVSRSFRKEYAFSPDSILEFGMYESDYDSDEAEKVFQQETRSRLPFLKRQHSRRERASEWPYKENDFASSDDWITVRSG, from the coding sequence ATGGTGAGAAATTGTATGATATCTTCTGGTAACCCATTGTGGGTGAAGGGTAACCCAGTAGGGGCTGGTTCTTTTGGTGTTGTCCATTTGGCCATGAACAAATTCACCGGCGAACTGTTTGCTGTGAAAACTGCTTATTCAGGGCCAGGGCTTCAATCTCTAGAGAATGAAGCAGAGATTCTGGAAAGCCTTGATTCACCTTACACTATTCCATGCCTAGGGAAGGACTTCACGTATGAACCAAACGGTGAACGGAGACTTAAAATATTCCTGGAATACCAGGCTGGAGGAAGTTTATCTGATGTTTTAAACAACTTCGGCGGTTGTCTTGATGAGTCTGTGATCCGTAGTTACACCAGAGAGATTCTTTTGGGTCTCGATTATCTCCACAAGAACAACATCGTTCACGGTGATATCAAATGTAAGAATCTGCTCTTGGGTACGTCAGGTCACATAAAATTGGCAGACTTTGGATGTTCCAGGAGAATGAACTCAACAAAGATGACTGACGCTGATTCAAAGTTATGTTGGCAGTCAATTGTTGGGACTCCATTGTGGACAGCACCTGAAGTTTTGAGAAATGAAGGGCTATGTTTTGCTTCTGATATTTGGTCATTGGGTTGCACCATTATTGAGATGGCTACAGGTAAGGCTCCATGGTCTGGCAATAAGATCTCAAATCCGATGAGTGCAGTACTCAGGATCGCTTCTGGCAAAGAACTACCTCAGTTTCCAACAAAATTTTCTggggaaggattagatttcttggCTAAATGCTTGGAGAGGGATCCTAAGTTAAGGTTAACTACTGGAGAGTTGCTTGATCATCCTTTTGTTTCTAGGAGTTTTAGGAAAGAATATGCTTTTTCCCCAGATAGCATTTTAGAATTTGGAATGTATGAATCAGACTACGATTCAGATGAGGCAGAAAAAGTGTTTCAACAAGAGACTCGAAGCAGGCTTCCATTCTTAAAAAGACAACACAGCCGAAGAGAGAGAGCTTCGGAGTGGCCGTACAAGGAGAATGATTTTGCTTCATCAGATGATTGGATTACTGTAAGATCAGGTTAA
- the LOC113283425 gene encoding succinate dehydrogenase assembly factor 1, mitochondrial: MKKLTGLQKQVLGLYRGFLRAARSKGPEDRKKIESYVSSEFRNNAKNVERKNFIYIEYLLRRGTKQLDQLKIVETVSTFTIPSRSSN, from the coding sequence ATGAAGAAATTAACAGGATTGCAAAAGCAAGTATTGGGATTATACAGAGGGTTTCTAAGAGCAGCTCGATCAAAAGGACCAGAAGACAGAAAGAAGAtcgaatcatatgtttcttctgAATTTCGAAATAATGCCAAGAACGTCGAGAGGAAGAATTTTATCTACATCGAGTATTTGTTAAGGCGAGGTACCAAACAGCTCGATCAGCTCAAAATTGTTGAGACTGTCTCTACATTTACTATTCCTAGTCGCTCCAGTAACTga
- the LOC113283422 gene encoding phospholipase SGR2-like isoform X2, which produces MGESDNKDEVPEGSGICGIEDENSPDSLKNTPSNIARLEDVIEQCEGRKKYLAQTKSLSDGEDIRWYFYKVPLGENELAASVPRSEVVGKTDSLRFSMRDSLALEASFLQREEELLSKWWREYGECSVGPIGSNTISEIKPGPESQSSIDDRSRQLLADDEERVGVPVKGGLFEVDLAKRHCFPVYWSGENRRVLRGHWFARKSGLDWLPLREDVAEQLEFAYRKQVWHRRTFQQSGLFAARIDLQGFTPGLHALFTGEDDTWEAWLNADSYGFSNIVGLKGNAIKLRRGYSSSGSAKPTQDELRQRKEEEMDDYSSQVPVRHLVFMVHGIGQRLEKANLVDDVGDFRAITANLAEHHLSAHQLDTQRVLFIPCQWRKGLKLDGENAVEKVTLQGVRGLRFMLSATVHDVLYYMSPIYCQEIINSVSNQLNRLYLKFIKRNPGYDGKVSIYAHSLGSVLSYDILCHQENLSSQFPVDFMYKERGGNKESCLGETDSSPHCRSSRTPRELSHTLSQHTAESEQPSGKSSVEDEDRVLDQGSSDALPLEDNSLGNSTSTDIGVLDGVLENLAENTSASADTTEEGKTINMLTEEVLTLKARIAELESHHGGEGNKEVNNEGSYQSPSQKLPSEQGNMTQNYTPQIKYTKLEFKVDTFFAVGSPLGFFLSLRNVRIGIGRGLEYWQDGKIIEEMPACRQMLNIFHPFDPVAYRVEPLVCKEYFNKRPVLIPYHKGGKRLHIGFQEFTEDLAHRSQVLAGHLNAFRVKVLSICSKKAVTEDLTEDDEETKERSYGSLMMETLTGSENGRIDHMLQDKTFEHQYISAIGSHTNYWRDEDTALFILNHLYSDIPKEPSKSEQSSRSSSKMETKPKDLHCQNDEISELVVPLISPEG; this is translated from the exons ATGGGGGAATCAGATAATAAAGATGAAGTTCCTGAAGGGAGTGGGATATGTGGGATAGAAGATGAAAATTCTCCTGATTCATTGAAGAATACACCATCGAATATCGCAAGATTGGAAGACGTGATTGAACAATGTGAAGGTCGTAAGAAGTATTTAGCACAGACTAAAAGTCTTTCTGATGGTGAAGATATTCGTTGGTACTTCTATAAGGTTCCTCTTGGCGAGAACG AGTTAGCAGCATCCGTTCCTCGCTCGGAGGTAGTGGGGAAGACCGATAGCTTGCGATTCAGTATGAGGGACTCCCTTGCATTGGAAGCTTCTTTCTTGCAG AGAGAGGAGGAGTTGCTCTCAAAATGGTGGAGAGAGTACGGAGAATGTAGTGTAGGGCCGATCGGAAGCAATACTATCTCAGAAATTAAACCTGGTCCAGAATCTCAGTCCTCTATAGATGATCGTTCAAGACAGCTTCTCGCAGATGATGAAGAGAGAGTTGGTGTTCCTGTAAAAGGAGGACTCTTTGAG GTTGATTTAGCCAAACGTCATTGTTTTCCTGTTTACTGGAGTGGAGAAAATCGACGTGTTTTACGAGGACACTGGTTTGCTCGTAAATCTGGTCTAGATTGGCTGCCTTTGCGTGAGGATGTTGCTGAGCAGTTAGAGTTTGCGTATCGTAAGCAG GTATGGCATAGGAGGACCTTTCAGCAATCTGGACTTTTTGCAGCTAGAATTGATTTACAAGGTTTTACACCG GGTCTCCATGCACTTTTTACAGGAGAGGATGATACCTGGGAGGCTTGGTTAAATGCAGACTCATATGGTTTCTCTAATATCGTTGGTCTCAAAGGAAATGCAATTAAGCTAAGGCGTGGATATTCATCCTCTGGGTCTGCAAAACCAACACAG GATGAACTGCGTCAACGGAAGGAGGAGGAAATGGATGACTACAGCTCTCAA GTTCCAGTTAGGCATTTAGTATTTATGGTTCACGGTATTGGTCAAAGGTTGGAGAAAGCTAATTTAGTTGATGACGTTGGAGATTTTCGTGCCATTACAGCGAATCTGGCTGAACATCATCTGTCTGCACACCAACTTGATACTCAGAGGGTACTCTTCATTCCTTGCCAG TGGAGAAAGGGGTTGAAGCTTGATGGTGAAAACGCTGTCGAGAAGGTTACTTTGCAGGGTGTGCGTGGCTTGCGTTTCATGCTAAGCGCAACTGTTCATGATGTGCTATATTACATGAGTCCTATCTACTGTCAGGAGATCATCAACTCG GTTTCTAACCAGTTAAATAGGTTGTACCTGAAATTTATCAAGAGGAATCCAGGTTACGATGGAAAA GTGTCTATATATGCTCATTCTCTAGGAAGTGTCCTCTCTTACGATATCCTTTGTCATCAAGAGAATTTGTCCTCCCAATTTCCGGTAGATTTCATGTACAAAGAGCGTGGTGGAAATAAAGAATCCTGTTTAGGTGAAACCGATTCCTCTCCTCACTGCAGATCTTCTCGGACACCCAGGGAACTGTCTCATACATTATCTCAGCATACTGCGGAGTCTGAACAACCTAGTGGTAAGTCCTCTGTGGAGGATGAAGACCGAGTTTTAGATCAGGGTTCCAGTGACGCACTTCCTCTCGAGGATAATAGCTTAGGTAATAGTACAAGCACAGACATCGGAGTTCTCGACGgtgttttggaaaatttggcggAGAACACTAGTGCATCTGCAGACACCACCGAGGAGgggaaaacaatcaatatgctgACAGAAGAG GTGCTTACCCTAAAAGCAAGAATAGCTGAACTGGAATCGCACCATGGTGGTGAAG GTAACAAGGAAGTAAACAATGAAGGTTCATATCAATCCCCCTCTCAAAAGTTACCCTCCGAGCAGGGAAATATGACCCAGAATTATACGCCTCAAATCAAGTACACAAAGCTTGAATTCAAG GTGGATACATTCTTTGCAGTTGGGTCTCCTCTTGGTTTCTTTCTTTCCCTTCGTAATGTCAGGATTGGAATTG GTAGAGGTCTAGAGTATTGGCAAGATGGAAAGATAATTGAAGAAATGCCTGCCTGTAGGCAAATGCTCAatatttttcacccttttgatcCTGTGGCATACAG AGTAGAACCACTTGTTTGTAAAGAATATTTCAACAAGCGTCCAGTTTTAATTCCTTATCACAAAGGGGGAAAGAGGTTGCACATTGGGTTTCAG GAATTCACCGAAGATCTAGCTCATCGTTCTCAAGTGCTTGCAGGTCATCTAAATGCTTTTAGG GTAAAAGTGCTCTCCATATGCTCGAAAAAGGCCGTCACTGAAG ATTTAACAGAAGATGACgaagaaacaaaagaaagatCATATGGTTCACTTATGATGGAGACGTTGACTGGAAGTGAAAATGGTCGGATTGATCACATGCTTCAA GATAAAACATTTGAACATCAATATATATCAGCAATCGGGTCGCATAC AAATTATTGGCGAGACGAAGATACTGCTCTTTTTATACTCAACCACTTGTATTCAGATATTCCAAAAGAGCCATCCAAATCTGAACAATCCAGTAGAAGTAGCTCGAAAATGGAAACAAAGCCAAAAGATTTGCATTGCCAAAATGACGAAATCTCTGaacttgttgttcctttaatatCCCCTGAAGGATGA
- the LOC113283422 gene encoding phospholipase SGR2-like isoform X1, whose product MGESDNKDEVPEGSGICGIEDENSPDSLKNTPSNIARLEDVIEQCEGRKKYLAQTKSLSDGEDIRWYFYKVPLGENELAASVPRSEVVGKTDSLRFSMRDSLALEASFLQREEELLSKWWREYGECSVGPIGSNTISEIKPGPESQSSIDDRSRQLLADDEERVGVPVKGGLFEVDLAKRHCFPVYWSGENRRVLRGHWFARKSGLDWLPLREDVAEQLEFAYRKQVWHRRTFQQSGLFAARIDLQGFTPGLHALFTGEDDTWEAWLNADSYGFSNIVGLKGNAIKLRRGYSSSGSAKPTQDELRQRKEEEMDDYSSQVPVRHLVFMVHGIGQRLEKANLVDDVGDFRAITANLAEHHLSAHQLDTQRVLFIPCQWRKGLKLDGENAVEKVTLQGVRGLRFMLSATVHDVLYYMSPIYCQEIINSVSNQLNRLYLKFIKRNPGYDGKVSIYAHSLGSVLSYDILCHQENLSSQFPVDFMYKERGGNKESCLGETDSSPHCRSSRTPRELSHTLSQHTAESEQPSGKSSVEDEDRVLDQGSSDALPLEDNSLGNSTSTDIGVLDGVLENLAENTSASADTTEEGKTINMLTEEVLTLKARIAELESHHGGEGNKEVNNEGSYQSPSQKLPSEQGNMTQNYTPQIKYTKLEFKVDTFFAVGSPLGFFLSLRNVRIGIGRGLEYWQDGKIIEEMPACRQMLNIFHPFDPVAYRVEPLVCKEYFNKRPVLIPYHKGGKRLHIGFQEFTEDLAHRSQVLAGHLNAFRVRNMLHDKVKVLSICSKKAVTEDLTEDDEETKERSYGSLMMETLTGSENGRIDHMLQDKTFEHQYISAIGSHTNYWRDEDTALFILNHLYSDIPKEPSKSEQSSRSSSKMETKPKDLHCQNDEISELVVPLISPEG is encoded by the exons ATGGGGGAATCAGATAATAAAGATGAAGTTCCTGAAGGGAGTGGGATATGTGGGATAGAAGATGAAAATTCTCCTGATTCATTGAAGAATACACCATCGAATATCGCAAGATTGGAAGACGTGATTGAACAATGTGAAGGTCGTAAGAAGTATTTAGCACAGACTAAAAGTCTTTCTGATGGTGAAGATATTCGTTGGTACTTCTATAAGGTTCCTCTTGGCGAGAACG AGTTAGCAGCATCCGTTCCTCGCTCGGAGGTAGTGGGGAAGACCGATAGCTTGCGATTCAGTATGAGGGACTCCCTTGCATTGGAAGCTTCTTTCTTGCAG AGAGAGGAGGAGTTGCTCTCAAAATGGTGGAGAGAGTACGGAGAATGTAGTGTAGGGCCGATCGGAAGCAATACTATCTCAGAAATTAAACCTGGTCCAGAATCTCAGTCCTCTATAGATGATCGTTCAAGACAGCTTCTCGCAGATGATGAAGAGAGAGTTGGTGTTCCTGTAAAAGGAGGACTCTTTGAG GTTGATTTAGCCAAACGTCATTGTTTTCCTGTTTACTGGAGTGGAGAAAATCGACGTGTTTTACGAGGACACTGGTTTGCTCGTAAATCTGGTCTAGATTGGCTGCCTTTGCGTGAGGATGTTGCTGAGCAGTTAGAGTTTGCGTATCGTAAGCAG GTATGGCATAGGAGGACCTTTCAGCAATCTGGACTTTTTGCAGCTAGAATTGATTTACAAGGTTTTACACCG GGTCTCCATGCACTTTTTACAGGAGAGGATGATACCTGGGAGGCTTGGTTAAATGCAGACTCATATGGTTTCTCTAATATCGTTGGTCTCAAAGGAAATGCAATTAAGCTAAGGCGTGGATATTCATCCTCTGGGTCTGCAAAACCAACACAG GATGAACTGCGTCAACGGAAGGAGGAGGAAATGGATGACTACAGCTCTCAA GTTCCAGTTAGGCATTTAGTATTTATGGTTCACGGTATTGGTCAAAGGTTGGAGAAAGCTAATTTAGTTGATGACGTTGGAGATTTTCGTGCCATTACAGCGAATCTGGCTGAACATCATCTGTCTGCACACCAACTTGATACTCAGAGGGTACTCTTCATTCCTTGCCAG TGGAGAAAGGGGTTGAAGCTTGATGGTGAAAACGCTGTCGAGAAGGTTACTTTGCAGGGTGTGCGTGGCTTGCGTTTCATGCTAAGCGCAACTGTTCATGATGTGCTATATTACATGAGTCCTATCTACTGTCAGGAGATCATCAACTCG GTTTCTAACCAGTTAAATAGGTTGTACCTGAAATTTATCAAGAGGAATCCAGGTTACGATGGAAAA GTGTCTATATATGCTCATTCTCTAGGAAGTGTCCTCTCTTACGATATCCTTTGTCATCAAGAGAATTTGTCCTCCCAATTTCCGGTAGATTTCATGTACAAAGAGCGTGGTGGAAATAAAGAATCCTGTTTAGGTGAAACCGATTCCTCTCCTCACTGCAGATCTTCTCGGACACCCAGGGAACTGTCTCATACATTATCTCAGCATACTGCGGAGTCTGAACAACCTAGTGGTAAGTCCTCTGTGGAGGATGAAGACCGAGTTTTAGATCAGGGTTCCAGTGACGCACTTCCTCTCGAGGATAATAGCTTAGGTAATAGTACAAGCACAGACATCGGAGTTCTCGACGgtgttttggaaaatttggcggAGAACACTAGTGCATCTGCAGACACCACCGAGGAGgggaaaacaatcaatatgctgACAGAAGAG GTGCTTACCCTAAAAGCAAGAATAGCTGAACTGGAATCGCACCATGGTGGTGAAG GTAACAAGGAAGTAAACAATGAAGGTTCATATCAATCCCCCTCTCAAAAGTTACCCTCCGAGCAGGGAAATATGACCCAGAATTATACGCCTCAAATCAAGTACACAAAGCTTGAATTCAAG GTGGATACATTCTTTGCAGTTGGGTCTCCTCTTGGTTTCTTTCTTTCCCTTCGTAATGTCAGGATTGGAATTG GTAGAGGTCTAGAGTATTGGCAAGATGGAAAGATAATTGAAGAAATGCCTGCCTGTAGGCAAATGCTCAatatttttcacccttttgatcCTGTGGCATACAG AGTAGAACCACTTGTTTGTAAAGAATATTTCAACAAGCGTCCAGTTTTAATTCCTTATCACAAAGGGGGAAAGAGGTTGCACATTGGGTTTCAG GAATTCACCGAAGATCTAGCTCATCGTTCTCAAGTGCTTGCAGGTCATCTAAATGCTTTTAGGGTACGCAATATGCTCCATGATAAG GTAAAAGTGCTCTCCATATGCTCGAAAAAGGCCGTCACTGAAG ATTTAACAGAAGATGACgaagaaacaaaagaaagatCATATGGTTCACTTATGATGGAGACGTTGACTGGAAGTGAAAATGGTCGGATTGATCACATGCTTCAA GATAAAACATTTGAACATCAATATATATCAGCAATCGGGTCGCATAC AAATTATTGGCGAGACGAAGATACTGCTCTTTTTATACTCAACCACTTGTATTCAGATATTCCAAAAGAGCCATCCAAATCTGAACAATCCAGTAGAAGTAGCTCGAAAATGGAAACAAAGCCAAAAGATTTGCATTGCCAAAATGACGAAATCTCTGaacttgttgttcctttaatatCCCCTGAAGGATGA